A genome region from Camelina sativa cultivar DH55 chromosome 10, Cs, whole genome shotgun sequence includes the following:
- the LOC104717665 gene encoding pumilio homolog 6, chloroplastic isoform X2, protein MNTAEEGGNFSEISDDLMVKDNAASRTNGSTGTEKSPDDSAIISKMKNTNISGSGTAKYPRERRYTRPERQLHQQQNNATWIQGGGKMGSHGVNDAVTGTGQFHYGQPYKFSGDGQPVLQSSGFTPPLLYTATQAPYMTSPAHMYNMQSPAVYSPQYGYGPYTSMIPQFMPGYPSHGSVPLIVSPDFIQSGPSAGSVVHGGEMQYAGQPSFPDPMYMQYCQQSFGQMEPLTPRNHNNAPESQKDDPKFLRQIRGPSNSNMGRTGMGVNYYGIQPNMGIMVQYLPTQLAPPPSPGPVPYVEAYPAWQQQGSLEGGNGPRLCNFLEGLKSGKGRRFGLSDITGHIVEFSADQHGSRFIQQKLENCNPEEKAAVFREVLPHACKLMTDVFGNYVIQKFFEYGNAAQRKELADQLMGQIVPLSLQMYGCRVIQKALDVIEPDQRVSLARELDGQVMRCVRDQNGNHVIQKCIENIPADRVGFMLYAFRGQVSSLSMHPYGCRVIQRLLERCSHEHQCRFIIEEILESVCVLSKDQYGNYVTQHVLEKGTSEERERIVRKLSGHIVQLSLHKFASNVIEKCLEYGGRSERDLIIKEIAGPDESYDSLLMMMKDQYGNYVVQKIFETCTADQRATLFSRVRMHASALKKYTYGKHIVTRLEQPFSEENQESR, encoded by the exons ATGAATACAGCAGAGGAGGGTGGTAACTTCTCGGAGATATCAGATGATCTTATGGTTAAAGATAATGCTGCTTCAAGGACGAATGGTTCCACTGGCACTGAGAAGAGTCCTGATGATTCTGCTATCATCTCTAAAATGAAGAATACTAACATATCAGGATCCGGAACTGCTAAATACCCGCGAGAACGAAGGTATACAAGGCCAGAAAGGCAGCTgcaccaacaacaaaataatgcAACTTGGATTCAAGGTGGCGGCAAAATGGGTTCTCATGGTGTAAACGATGCAGTTACGGGGACTGGACAGTTTCATTATGGACAACCTTACAAGTTCTCGGGTGATGGTCAGCCTGTGCTTCAGTCTTCAGGTTTTACTCCCCCTCTTCTTTACACTGCTACCCAAGCGCCGTATATGACTTCACCAGCTCATATGTATAACATGCAGTCTCCGGCTGTTTATTCTCCTCAGTATGGTTATGGACCATACACCAGCATGATCCCTCAATTTATGCCTGGATACCCTTCCCATGGTTCTGTTCCACTTATTGTCAGTCCAGATTTTATTCAATCTGGGCCAAGTGCGGGAAGTGTTGTCCACGGAGGTGAAATGCAGTATGCGGGACAACCTTCTTTCCCAGATCCTATGTATATGCAGTACTGTCAACAGTCATTCGGGCAGATGGAACCGCTAACTCCTAGGAACCACAACAATGCTCCTGAGTCTCAGAAAGATGATCCGAAGTTTCTTCGACAAATAAGAGGGCCAAGTAACTCTAATATGGGTAGAACGGGAATGGGAGTTAATTATTATGGAATCCAGCCAAATATGGGGATTATGGTGCAGTATCTTCCTACACAGCTCGCCCCTCCTCCTTCACCAGGTCCTGTTCCCTATGTCGAGGCATACCCTGCATGGCAGCAACAGGGGAGCTTGGAAGGTGGGAATGGCCCACGGTTGTGCAATTTTCTTGAAGGGCTGAAATCTGGGAAAGGCAGGAGGTTTGGTTTATCTGACATCACAGGACACATTGTTGAGTTCAG TGCGGATCAACATGGGAGCCGATTCATTCAGCAAAAGCTTGAAAATTGTAATCCAGAAGAAAAAGCAGCTGTCTTTAGAGAAGTTCTTCCTCATGCTTGCAAACTAATGACAGATGTGTTTGGTAATTATGTCATTCAGAAG TTTTTTGAATATGGAAACGCAGCACAGAGAAAGGAGCTTGCGGATCAACTCATGGGGCAAATAGTACCACTTAGTCTGCAGATGTATGGTTGTCGCGTAATACAAAAG GCTCTTGATGTCATAGAACCTGATCAGAGAGTTAGTTTAGCACGTGAACTTGATGGGCAGGTCATGAGATGTGTTCGAGACCAAAATGGAAACCATGTGATCCAGAAATGCATTGAGAACATCCCGGCAGACAGAGTTGGGTTCATGCTATATGCATTCCGTGGTCAagtttcctctctctctatgcATCCCTATGGTTGCCGTGTTATACAG AGGCTTCTGGAGCGTTGCTCACATGAGCATCAGTGTCGGTTCATTATCGAGGAGATATTGGAATCAGTATGCGTCCTTTCCAAGGACCAATACGGTAATTATGTCACACAG CATGTCTTGGAGAAAGGAACTtctgaagaaagagagagaatcgtGAGAAAACTATCAGGGCACATCGTGCAGCTAAGTCTACATAAATTTGCATCAAATGTTATAGAGAAGTGTTTGGAGTATGGTGGTCGAAGTGAGCGTGACCTCATCATCAAAGAGATTGCAGGGCCAGACGAGAGCTATGATAGTCTATTG atgatgatgaaggatcAGTACGGAAACTATGTGGTGCAGAAGATATTTGAGACATGTACAGCTGATCAGCGTGCAACATTGTTCAGCCGAGTCAGAATGCATGCATCTGCATTGAAGAAATACACATATGGGAAACATATTGTTACTAGGTTGGAGCAGCCCTTTAGTGAAG aaaatcaagaatcaagatga
- the LOC104717665 gene encoding pumilio homolog 6, chloroplastic isoform X1, giving the protein MATENPIRMSESNERWSNSRQVSVPNRSGSAPPSMEGSFLAVNNLLSRQVDSGYTVTTHSSKHSLNRIPSPPIYYPTEYQFIYNRVGRFRSNKGLNKVNSPNHLSPGTLSTHKEVSEDESSQQFSVNSVSDKTNGLDIRLSPPGSQGLDDFRQDVSSSRATPQHSQSNSSNGEMNTAEEGGNFSEISDDLMVKDNAASRTNGSTGTEKSPDDSAIISKMKNTNISGSGTAKYPRERRYTRPERQLHQQQNNATWIQGGGKMGSHGVNDAVTGTGQFHYGQPYKFSGDGQPVLQSSGFTPPLLYTATQAPYMTSPAHMYNMQSPAVYSPQYGYGPYTSMIPQFMPGYPSHGSVPLIVSPDFIQSGPSAGSVVHGGEMQYAGQPSFPDPMYMQYCQQSFGQMEPLTPRNHNNAPESQKDDPKFLRQIRGPSNSNMGRTGMGVNYYGIQPNMGIMVQYLPTQLAPPPSPGPVPYVEAYPAWQQQGSLEGGNGPRLCNFLEGLKSGKGRRFGLSDITGHIVEFSADQHGSRFIQQKLENCNPEEKAAVFREVLPHACKLMTDVFGNYVIQKFFEYGNAAQRKELADQLMGQIVPLSLQMYGCRVIQKALDVIEPDQRVSLARELDGQVMRCVRDQNGNHVIQKCIENIPADRVGFMLYAFRGQVSSLSMHPYGCRVIQRLLERCSHEHQCRFIIEEILESVCVLSKDQYGNYVTQHVLEKGTSEERERIVRKLSGHIVQLSLHKFASNVIEKCLEYGGRSERDLIIKEIAGPDESYDSLLMMMKDQYGNYVVQKIFETCTADQRATLFSRVRMHASALKKYTYGKHIVTRLEQPFSEENQESR; this is encoded by the exons ATGGCAACTGAGAATCCTATTAGGATGTCCGAAAGCAATGAAAGATGGTCTAATTCTAGGCAGGTTTCTGTGCCTAATCGAAGTGGAAGTGCTCCACCGAGCATGGAGGGATCTTTTCTAGCTGTGAATAATCTATTGTCAAGACAGGTCGACTCTGGTTACACCGTGACTACTCATTCTTCTAAACACAGCCTTAACCGCATACCTTCTCCACCGATTTATTACCCTACTGAGTATCAGTTCATATACAATCGTGTAGGTAGATTTCGAAGTAACAAGGGATTGAATAAAGTTAATTCTCCCAATCATTTGTCCCCAGGTACACTTTCTACTCATAAGGAAGTGTCTGAGGATGAAAGCTCCCAACAGTTCTCTGTTAATAGTGTTTCAGATAAGACTAATGGGTTGGACATTCGTCTTTCCCCTCCTGGTTCTCAAGGTTTGGACGATTTCAGGCAG gatgttagttcTTCTAGGGCGACCCCTCAGCATAGTCAGTCTAACTCTTCAAATGGTGAAATGAATACAGCAGAGGAGGGTGGTAACTTCTCGGAGATATCAGATGATCTTATGGTTAAAGATAATGCTGCTTCAAGGACGAATGGTTCCACTGGCACTGAGAAGAGTCCTGATGATTCTGCTATCATCTCTAAAATGAAGAATACTAACATATCAGGATCCGGAACTGCTAAATACCCGCGAGAACGAAGGTATACAAGGCCAGAAAGGCAGCTgcaccaacaacaaaataatgcAACTTGGATTCAAGGTGGCGGCAAAATGGGTTCTCATGGTGTAAACGATGCAGTTACGGGGACTGGACAGTTTCATTATGGACAACCTTACAAGTTCTCGGGTGATGGTCAGCCTGTGCTTCAGTCTTCAGGTTTTACTCCCCCTCTTCTTTACACTGCTACCCAAGCGCCGTATATGACTTCACCAGCTCATATGTATAACATGCAGTCTCCGGCTGTTTATTCTCCTCAGTATGGTTATGGACCATACACCAGCATGATCCCTCAATTTATGCCTGGATACCCTTCCCATGGTTCTGTTCCACTTATTGTCAGTCCAGATTTTATTCAATCTGGGCCAAGTGCGGGAAGTGTTGTCCACGGAGGTGAAATGCAGTATGCGGGACAACCTTCTTTCCCAGATCCTATGTATATGCAGTACTGTCAACAGTCATTCGGGCAGATGGAACCGCTAACTCCTAGGAACCACAACAATGCTCCTGAGTCTCAGAAAGATGATCCGAAGTTTCTTCGACAAATAAGAGGGCCAAGTAACTCTAATATGGGTAGAACGGGAATGGGAGTTAATTATTATGGAATCCAGCCAAATATGGGGATTATGGTGCAGTATCTTCCTACACAGCTCGCCCCTCCTCCTTCACCAGGTCCTGTTCCCTATGTCGAGGCATACCCTGCATGGCAGCAACAGGGGAGCTTGGAAGGTGGGAATGGCCCACGGTTGTGCAATTTTCTTGAAGGGCTGAAATCTGGGAAAGGCAGGAGGTTTGGTTTATCTGACATCACAGGACACATTGTTGAGTTCAG TGCGGATCAACATGGGAGCCGATTCATTCAGCAAAAGCTTGAAAATTGTAATCCAGAAGAAAAAGCAGCTGTCTTTAGAGAAGTTCTTCCTCATGCTTGCAAACTAATGACAGATGTGTTTGGTAATTATGTCATTCAGAAG TTTTTTGAATATGGAAACGCAGCACAGAGAAAGGAGCTTGCGGATCAACTCATGGGGCAAATAGTACCACTTAGTCTGCAGATGTATGGTTGTCGCGTAATACAAAAG GCTCTTGATGTCATAGAACCTGATCAGAGAGTTAGTTTAGCACGTGAACTTGATGGGCAGGTCATGAGATGTGTTCGAGACCAAAATGGAAACCATGTGATCCAGAAATGCATTGAGAACATCCCGGCAGACAGAGTTGGGTTCATGCTATATGCATTCCGTGGTCAagtttcctctctctctatgcATCCCTATGGTTGCCGTGTTATACAG AGGCTTCTGGAGCGTTGCTCACATGAGCATCAGTGTCGGTTCATTATCGAGGAGATATTGGAATCAGTATGCGTCCTTTCCAAGGACCAATACGGTAATTATGTCACACAG CATGTCTTGGAGAAAGGAACTtctgaagaaagagagagaatcgtGAGAAAACTATCAGGGCACATCGTGCAGCTAAGTCTACATAAATTTGCATCAAATGTTATAGAGAAGTGTTTGGAGTATGGTGGTCGAAGTGAGCGTGACCTCATCATCAAAGAGATTGCAGGGCCAGACGAGAGCTATGATAGTCTATTG atgatgatgaaggatcAGTACGGAAACTATGTGGTGCAGAAGATATTTGAGACATGTACAGCTGATCAGCGTGCAACATTGTTCAGCCGAGTCAGAATGCATGCATCTGCATTGAAGAAATACACATATGGGAAACATATTGTTACTAGGTTGGAGCAGCCCTTTAGTGAAG aaaatcaagaatcaagatga
- the LOC104720114 gene encoding uncharacterized protein LOC104720114, giving the protein MGVTAKLQTPIDSSFSSTPIYPFLLIDYVLNIPKYSPDGRVIKTHESGGYLDHVPNVRKILMRDKKLVEEVRHAMTVGFSHHGLRFKLSKNSLDIHIDDKSPPACVHLPPLPTGFRIQSVAVSSSSSDLNNSEDWVVGVKSWGSQLSLFRPGHQWINIKTSPEFINPFSSLMYSKKDQRFYIPVPGGDYLCSLDLYFKEGDHPEFILLADDTPQSVVPELTLLNSSSRTDHWVESPSGEQFIVKWYGHDLVRSHNKVETLVHMASQFMVFRADES; this is encoded by the exons ATGGGAGTTACCGCCAAACTACAAACCCCGATCGATAGCTCCTTCTCGTCTACACCAATCTACCCGTTCCTGTTGATAGACTACGTGCTTAACATCCCCAAGTACTCTCCTGATGGTCGCGTCATTAAGACCCACGAATCAGGTGGTTACCTTGATCACGTTCCCAATGTAAGGAAGATATTGATGAGAGATAAGAAACTGGTTGAGGAGGTTCGTCATGCCATGACAGTAGGGTTTTCACATCATGGATTGCGATTCAAGCTTTCGAAAAATTCCCTAGATATCCACATCGATGACAAATCACCACCTGCATGTGTTCATCTACCTCCTCTGCCTACAGGTTTCCGAATCCAAAGCGTGGCCGTGTCGTCCTCTTCAAGTGACCTAAATAATAGTGAAGATTGGGTCGTTGGTGTCAAGTCCTGGGGATCTCAGTTGAGTCTCTTTAGGCCAGGTCATCAGTGGATTAACATAAAAACCTCGCCCGAGTTTATAAACCCTTTCTCAAGTCTCATGTATTCCAAGAAAGATCAAAGGTTCTACATTCCAGTTCCTGGAGGCGACTACTTGTGCTCCTTGGATCTCTACTTTAAGGAAGGCGACCATCCCGAGTTCATTCTCTTAGCTGATGACACTCCTCAGTCGGTTGTGCCTGAATTGACCCTGCTAAATTCCTCTTCCAGGACAGATCACTGGGTGGAGTCACCCTCCGGGGAACAATTCATCGTCAAGTG GTACGGCCACGACCTAGTGCGCAGTCACAACAAAGTGGAAACGCTCGTGCACATGGCATCACAGTTTATGGTGTTTAGAGCGGACGAATCATGA
- the LOC104717661 gene encoding putative clathrin assembly protein At4g25940, whose product MATFHSFRKAVGAIKDSTTVSIAKVNSEFKDLDVAIVKATNHVESAPKERHMRKIFSATSVVQPRADVAYCIHALAKRLSKTRNWVVAIKVLIVIHRTLREGDPTFREELLNYSRRGHMLRISNFKDDTSPLAWDCSAWIRTYALFLEERLECYRGLKYDIEAERLPKGSGASSKNVDSNASQTYRTRMLSDEELLEQLPALQQLLYRLIGCQPEGTAYSNYLIQYALALVLKESFKIYCAINDGIINLVDMFFEMSRHDAVKALNIYKRAGEQAAKLADFYEYCKGLELARNFQFPTLRQPPPSFLVTMEDYIKEAPQSGSVQKKLEYQEKEEEELQEEEEEQCAQPEEPAETGNENTEGEQPLIQEEEEEEEKEKIEEEEAKPSFLIDTDDLLGLSEINPKATEIEDRNALALAIYPPGQEVPDPSNSLSLIETGGSGWELALVTPQNNNNPRPTPNTKLAGGFDNLLLDSLYEDDSARRQIQLTNAGYGHGGTDTAAAPPPNPFEMQQDPFAMSNNIAPPTNVQMAMQQQQQQNMMMMHQSPYNYTHPHDHHNHHQFSACPSPSNPFGDPFMALPPPPGSAGPQQNNHHHMLL is encoded by the exons ATGGCAACGTTTCACAGTTTCCGTAAAGCCGTCGGAGCAATCAAAGATTCCACCACCGTAAGCATCGCCAAAGTCAACAGCGAATTCAAG gATTTGGATGTTGCGATCGTCAAGGCCACAAATCATGTAGAATCTGCTCCTAAAGAACGTCATATGCGTA AAATATTCTCGGCTACATCTGTGGTCCAACCACGAGCAGATGTTGCTTACTGCATTCACGCATTAGCCAAGAGATTGTCAAAAACTCGCAATTGGGTT GTTGCGATCAAGGTGTTAATAGTCATTCATAGAACATTAAGAGAAGGTGATCCAACATTCAGAGAAGAGCTTCTCAATTACTCTCGCAGAGGACATATGCTTCGAATATCCAACTTCAAAGACGACACAAGTCCTCTTG CTTGGGATTGTTCTGCATGGATTAGGACATACGCGCTTTTCCTCGAAGAGCGGCTTGAATGCTATCGGGGTTTGAAGTATGACATAGAAGCAGAACGTTTACCAAAAGGCTCAGGTGCATCTTCCAAG AACGTAGATTCCAATGCTTCTCAAACGTACAGAACAAGGATGTTGTCTGATGAAGAACTCCTAGAGCAGTTACCTGCTTTGCAACAACTGCTTTACAGGCTTATTGGTTGTCAG CCTGAAGGAACAGCCTATAGCAACTACCTAATCCAATACGCTCTTGCATTGGTGCTTAAAGAAAGCTTCAAAATATACTGTGCTATTAATGATGGAATCATTAATCTTGTCGACATG TTCTTTGAAATGTCAAGACATGATGCAGTGAAAGCTCTAAATATATACAAACGAGCTGGCGAACAG GCTGCAAAGCTGGCTGATTTTTATGAGTACTGCAAAGGTCTAGAGCTCGCTAGAAACTTTCAGTTTCCAACCTTAAGACAG CCTCCTCCTTCTTTTCTTGTAACAATGGAAGATTACATTAAAGAAGCGCCTCAAAGTGGTTCTGTTCAGAAAAAGCTG GAGTATCAGgaaaaagaggaggaagaactacaagaagaagaagaagaacaatgtgCGCAGCCTGAAGAACCTGCAGAAACCGGAAATGAAAACACCGAAGGAGAACAACCTcttatccaagaagaagaagaagaagaggaaaaagaaaaaatagaagaggaagaagctaaaCCTTCATTCTTGATAGACACTGATGATCTGCTG GGCTTGAGTGAGATAAACCCAAAAGCCACAGAGATAGAGGACCGCAATGCATTGGCTCTTGCAATATATCCACCAG GTCAAGAAGTTCCAGACCCATCAAACAGTTTAAGTTTAATAGAAACTGGTGGATCCGGTTGGGAACTGGCATTAGTCACTCCtcagaacaacaacaatcctCGCCCCACGCCTAACACAAAACTT GCAGGAGGATTCGACAATCTATTACTTGACAGTCTGTACGAGGATGATTCAGCTAGGAGACAGATCCAACTAACCAATGCCGGGTATGGACATGGTGGCACAGACACAGCAGCAGCACCACCACCAAACCCATTTGAGATGCAACAAGATCCTTTTGCAATGTCAAACAACATTGCTCCTCCCACTAACGTTCAAATGGCaatgcaacaacaacagcaacaaaatatgatgatgatgcatcagAGTCCATACAATTACACTCATCCTCAtgatcatcataatcatcatcagtTCTCAGCATGTCCTTCTCCTTCTAATCCTTTTGGAGACCCTTTCATGGCCCTCCCTCCTCCGCCAGGCTCAGCTGGTCCGCAGCAAAACAACCATCATCATATGCTCCTCTAG
- the LOC104717662 gene encoding nifU-like protein 3, chloroplastic: protein MGSVSGQTRIAMMNLSVSSAEKNPNFRSSLLNSKNSISDSYGVSSKCSTFLRGQFQRILFSCVHHARPLRKRTVFGHVSCVMPLTEENVERVLDEVRPALMADGGNVALHEIDGLVVVLKLQGACGSCPSSSMTLKMGIESRLRDKIPEIMSVEQFLESETGGLELNDENIEKVLSELRPYLSGTGGGGLELVEIDGYIVKVRLTGPAAGVMTVRVALTQKLRETIPSIGAVQLLE from the exons ATGGGTTCGGTCTCGGGTCAAACCCGAATTGCAATGATGAACCTCTCTGTCTCGTCAGCtgagaagaaccctaattttcgcTCGTCCCTTCTCAATTCTAAG AATTCAATTTCAGATAGTTATGGGGTCTCTTCCAAATGCAGTACATTCCTCAGGGGTCAATTCCAAAGAATACTTTTTTCTTGCGTTCACCACGCTCGACCTTTGAGAAAACGAACAG TGTTTGGTCACGTGAGCTGCGTCATGCCGTTAACGGAAGAGAATGTGGAGAGAGTGCTAGACGAAGTAAGGCCTGCACTAATGGCCGACGGAGGAAACGTGGCGCTGCACGAGATCGACGGGCTTGTTGTGGTTTTAAAGCTACAAGGAGCTTGTGGCTCGTGTCCTAGCTCATCAATGACGTTGAAGATGGGTATCGAGAGTCGTCTCCGAGACAAGATTCCAGAGATTATGTCCGTTGAGCAGTTTCTTGAATCCGAGACAGGAGGGTTAGAGCTGAACGATGAGAACAtagaaaag GTTCTCTCTGAGTTAAGGCCGTACCTATCCGGTACTGGAGGTGGGGGGCTTGAGTTGGTTGAGATTGATGGTTACATTGTTAAGGTTCGGCTCACTGGACCAGCTGCTGGAGTTATGACTGTTCGTGTCGCGTTGACTCAAAAACTGAGGGAAACGATTCCTTCTATAGGTGCAGTCCAGCTTCTAGAGTGA
- the LOC104717663 gene encoding uncharacterized protein LOC104717663, with product MSRLIINRMFNPSVCKNILRHTNVRLFSSTSYTSGLDSDDKTKVNQPFSSRPAYPFLLIDYILNNPKSSSDGRITTCDYNTPNEKQVLIKDKDLKEEVCDAMTVGFSRYGLRVELYYNNAASSYGPAIFYEPTDPKIENVATYLPPLPTGSQIQSLAMSSLPIRDKNWVVGVKLVGSQLSLCRPFGSCKWINIKTMPHSVNPLSNLMFSKKDKRFYIPTLGGNRLCCLDLHSEIPGFTKFKFDALPKSVFQELTDVSACSRTDHLVESPTGQLFLVKWYGEDSEDFDDNTLNHVTRKFMVFREGERSHKHSKTMIYTEDIGDLCIFVGHSEAFCVPASSSPGLKPNCIYFVGYNFGVYDLTTKTCTTFCTGDNVPLRKLNFPYWPPLH from the exons ATGTCACGGCTTATCATCAACCGAATGTTCAATCCCTCTGTCTGCAAAAATATCCTC AGACACACAAACGTTCGTCTGTTCTCATCTACATCTTACACGAGCGGGTTGGATTCGGATGATAAGACTAAAGTGAATCAGCCTTTCTCGTCTAGACCAGCCTACCCGTTTCTGTTGATTGACTACATACTTAACAATCCAAAATCTTCCTCGGATGGTCGCATAACAACATGCGATTACAATACTCCCAATGAAAAGCAAGTCTTGATTAAGGACAAGGATCTAAAGGAAGAGGTCTGTGATGCGATGACTGTCGGATTTTCACGTTATGGATTGCGAGTCGAGCTTTACTATAACAACGCCGCTAGTTCATATGGTCCAGCCATCTTTTACGAGCCCACTGACCCCAAGATAGAAAACGTGGCGACTTATCTACCTCCTCTACCCACCGGTTCCCAAATCCAAAGCCTGGCCATGTCATCTTTACCTATACGAGATAAAAATTGGGTAGTGGGTGTCAAATTAGTGGGATCTCAGTTGAGTCTCTGCAGGCCTTTTGGAAGCTGTAAATGGATCAACATCAAAACCATGCCTCACTCTGTAAACCCTTTATCGAACCTCATGTTTTCCAAGAAAGATAAAAGGTTCTACATCCCAACTCTCGGAGGTAACCGCTTGTGTTGTTTGGATCTCCACTCTGAGATACCCGGCTTCACCAAATTCAAGTTTGACGCTCTCCCAAAGTCGGTCTTTCAAGAGTTGACGGACGTGAGTGCATGTTCCAGGACAGACCATCTTGTGGAGTCTCCCACCGGCCAACTTTTCCTCGTCAAGTG GTATGGCGAGGATTCGGAGGACTTTGATGACAACACACTGAATCACGTAACAAGAAAGTTCATGGTGTTTAGAGAGGGGGAACGATCGCATAAACACAGCAAGACCATGATCTACACAGAAGACATTGGAGATCTTTGCATATTTGTTGGACACAGTGAGGCTTTTTGCGTCCCGGCTAGCTCGTCCCCTGGGCTCAAACCTAACTGCATCTACTTTGTGGGCTATAACTTTGGTGTTTATGATCTCACCACAAAAACTTGCACTACCTTCTGCACTGGAGATAACGTTCCATTAAGGAAATTGAATTTCCCTTACTGGCCTCCTCTCCACTAG
- the LOC104717664 gene encoding putative glucose-6-phosphate 1-epimerase, giving the protein MGNMGNLGSVIFFWALLVAVVAMATEHRPIERTKGINGLDKIIVRDHRGRSFEVYLYGGQVTSWKNEKGEELLVMSSKAIFNPPTPIRGGIPILFPQYSNTGPLPSHGFARQRFWEVEANPPPLPSKTSSHAFIDLILRSSDDDLKIWPHKFEYRLRVALGHDGDLTLTSRVKNSDTKPFNFTFALHPYFAVSNISEIQVEGLHKLDYLDQQKNRTRFTDHEKVITFNAQLDRLYLSTPDNIRIVDHKKKKTLVVHKEGQVDSIVWNPWDKKVSDLGVDDFKRFVTVESAAVEKPITVNPGQEWKGILQMYVVPSSCASGKHDPKKSCIHHP; this is encoded by the exons ATGGGGAATATGGGAAATTTAGGATCTGTGATCTTCTTCTGGGCTCTGCTGGTTGCTGTGGTAGCCATGGCCACCGAGCATCGTCCCATTGAGCGGACTAAAGGCATCAATGGTCTCGACAAGATCATCGTCCGCGACCATCGTGGTCGATCTTTTGAG gTTTACTTGTATGGAGGACAAGTAACTTCTTGGAAGAATGAGAAGGGAGAGGAGTTACTTGTTATGAGTAGTAAG GCTATCTTCAATCCTCCAACACCTATTCGTGGAGGGATTCCAATATTGTTTCCGCaa TATAGTAACACCGGTCCACTTCCCTCACATGGATTTGCAAGACAGAGGTTCTGGGAAGTTGAGGCTAATCCACCTCCTTTGCCATCAAAGACTTCTTCTCATGCATTCATTGACCTGATCCTAAGATCATCCGACGATGATTTGAAGATCTGGCCTCACAA GTTTGAATATAGACTGAGAGTAGCATTGGGGCATGATGGAGACTTGACGTTGACATCTCGTGTTAAGAATTCTGACACTAAGCCCTTTAACTTCACATTTGCTCTTCACCCCTATTTCGCTGTTTCCAATATCAG TGAAATCCAGGTGGAAGGATTGCACAAGTTGGATTACCTTGACCAACAAAAGAACAGAACACGTTTCACTGATCATGAGAAGGTTATAACTTTCAATGCTCAA cttGACAGGTTGTACCTAAGCACTCCAGACAACATAAGAATCGTGGaccataagaaaaagaagactctTGTTGTACACAAGGAGGGACAAGTTGATTCAA TTGTGTGGAATCCATGGGACAAGAAAGTGTCCGATTTAGGAGTTGACGACTTTAAGCGTTTTGTAACGGTGGAAAGCGCGGCTGTCGAGAAACCAATCACGGTGAACCCAGGCCAAGAGTGGAAAGGAATACTACAAATGTATGTGGTTCCTTCGAGTTGCGCCAGTGGAAAGCATGACCCTAAAAAGTCTTGCATTCATCatccttga